GGCCATTTTCTCTAGCGTTAAATGCCAAATTCCCTCTGATGAGCTGTGACCTGTTTTATATTGCAGACAGCTCCCTGCTCAGCAAGCAGGATGAACGGGGCTTTACGCCCCTCATGTGGGCAGCAGCGTTCGGAGAGAAAGCAATGGTGGATTTTCTCCTGGAAAAGGTTAGAAACAAGCGACGGCTGTCCGGAAGAGACTTTCACCCATCATTCAGACAGAATGCACTGATCTCACTGATGTTTATGGGATTTTTGTTTTCAGGGTGCAGATCCCAAAACAATTGCGAGGGAGCGAGAGAGTGCCCTGACTCTGGCCAGCTCCGGAGGCTATGTGGACATCGTGGAGTCTCTTCTCAAACATGGAGTAGACATTGACACTTATGACTGGGTACATAAGGACTTTATCTCAGACATGTCATCACAAATCCACTACAATTATTAGTTATGGCAAGGCAACACATtattaaaataagcaaaaatgtCCATTAAACACAGAAGTATAACTacaatgtgatgtgttttgtttttaatgaaccCTCTTGTGTTTTATCTCAGAATGGTGGGACTCCTCTTCTTTATGCTGTACGAGGGAACCACATCAAATGTGTAGAAGCACTCTTAGGTACAATGCATGCCTATATTGTAAAGTCGTGACAAATTCTACCGGCTTCTGTTTGAATGCTTTAATAATTGCCATTACTGTACTTTCTTGCAGCCAACGGGGCAGACATGACCATTGAGTCTGATTCTGGTTACAGTCCAATGGCCTTAGCTGTTGCCCTTGGACACAAAAAGAGTACGTATTGTCTTCTTATATCCAATAAATGTGTTATCTTTTTACAAGAGGCTACTGGAAAAATGCTTTGCAGAATTAACActtccatttcttttgtttccagttCAAAAAGTGTTGGAGGACCATATTCTGAAACTCTACAAGTCGCCAACATGACACGAGTTAAAGTGTATTAATGCATTCTGACACTGTTGATCACAGATCTACAACCGGCCATCATCTGTGGTGAGACGATGGAGACCTCTGTCACGATAACAAGTCATTGTAATAGACGAGTGCATATGCAGATACATTTACACTGAGTAAAATGCATTTGCCATTTTATAAA
This DNA window, taken from Chelmon rostratus isolate fCheRos1 chromosome 4, fCheRos1.pri, whole genome shotgun sequence, encodes the following:
- the rfxank gene encoding DNA-binding protein RFXANK, whose protein sequence is MEAEDVVDGQNIQSSNANVCPSEPRDERSNENMDVDEEGLFKHSTTLTNKQRGNEVTVRPATLDSLSIHQLAAQGEVSQVAAHLSKDSSLLSKQDERGFTPLMWAAAFGEKAMVDFLLEKGADPKTIARERESALTLASSGGYVDIVESLLKHGVDIDTYDWNGGTPLLYAVRGNHIKCVEALLANGADMTIESDSGYSPMALAVALGHKKIQKVLEDHILKLYKSPT